The DNA sequence CCGCCGGGCATCTGCCGGCGTCAGGCGCCGGGGCTCGGGATCAGTGGGGCGGGCCAGCAGCAGCCCCAGAAGCAGGGCCGCGTGAAGCGCGGTCGTGACCCCGGCGGCGCGCCAGCGGTCCTGCTGCTCAGGGGATGACGGCCCGGGCGGGCGCGGCAGGGTGGTCATGGGCTGCCTGCTGCCTTGCGGGTGCCCAGCGCCAGGCGCTCTCCACCGGCCTTCTTGATCTCGTCCATCACCCGGACAACGGCACCATAGTTGCCCCGTTCATCGGCGCGCAGGCCCACCATGCCGTCAGAGGCGGCCAGCAGCGGTTTGAGCTGCCCCCCCAGGCGGGTCAGGGTCGTGGGCTTGCCGTCCAGAAAAACCTTGCCGGCACGGTCCACGCTGACAATCGGAAGCGCTGGTGTCTCCTGCACGGTGGTGCTGGCGCGCGGCAGGTCCAGCGGCAGCGCGTTGTTGCGCGCGCCCAGGCTGCTGGTCAGGAAAAAGAAGATCAGTAGCAGCAGCACGATATCCACCATCGGGGCAAAGTCGAAGGTCACCTCGTCTGCGCCCTCACGGAAGCGGCGTCTCACCGGCGCGCCCCGTCGAAGCTCAGGGACACTTCAGGACGGGGAGGCAGGGTGACCACTGGACTGGCCAACTGCGCGGCACCCAGGCGTGGAGTCAGCCAGCCGGGCAGGTCTTCACGGACCCGTTCGGCCTGGGTGGCAATCCGGTCTGCACGGGCACGCAGGGCGTTGCGGGCCACATAGGCAACGATGGCCACGACCAGCCCGGCCGCCGTGTTGACCAGCGCCTCGCTGATGCCGGTGGCCAGCTGGGCCGGGGTAGGCGCACTGGTCTGGCTGAAGACCAGAAACGAGCGCACCATCCCGATCACGGTGCCCAGCAGACCCAGCAGCGGTGCGACCTGAGCGGCGGTGCTCAGGGCACTTAAGCCGGCGTACAGTCGGCTGTCCTCGGCCAGCAGGGCCGACTGCATGGCCGAGACCGCCGCGTCCGGGCCCCGGTCAGCGCGGTGCAGCCCCGCCCGCAGCACCTGCGCGGCAGGGGCCGGATGGGCGGCGCGGTCGACTTCTGCCAGTGCCGCCGCCGGACCACTTTCGGCCGTGATAGCGCGGGCCCGCTCGATCAGGGCGCCGGCATCCTGGCCCAGCCGCCGCAGGGCCAGGATCCGCATGACCGTGAGATACACCACGTAAAGAGATAAGGCCAGCAGCACCCACAGGAGAGGGCCGGCGGCGCGCAGCAGATCAAGGGGACTCACCTGTAAGGGGTTAACACGCAGCGCTGTGGCAAGCGTGAAAAGGTCATGGGGCGCCTCATAAATCAGACAAAAGCACAGTCTGTAATCCACACTAAAACACTCGACTTTAGACCCGAAGACGCGTAAAATGGCCAGGAAATCAGGAATCATTCCTAACAAGATTCCCGGCCAAGGAGACCGTATGACCAATCAGCCTCACCAGCTCGAAATCCGTAACCTGCACGCGTCCGTGGGTGATCAGCCCATCCTGCGCGGCATCAATCTGACTGTTCCCCGCGGCGAACTGCACGCCGTCATGGGACCCAACGGCAACGGCAAGAGCACCCTGGCCAAGGTCATCGTGGGCGACCCCGAGTACACCGTCACCGAGGGCGAGGTGCTGGTAGACGGCGTGAATATCCTGGAGATGGAACCCGACGAGCGCGCCCGCCTGGGTCTGTTCCTGGCCTTCCAGTACCCGGTCGAAATTCCCGGGGTGACCATCGCCAACTTCCTGCGTCTGGCGATGCAGGCCCGCAAGGAAGAAGGCCAGGAAGTGTCGTTCACCGAGTTCTACGGCAAGCTGCAAAGCGCCCTGAAGGTGCTGGAGTGGGACGAGAGCATCGTGGAGCGTTACCTCAACGAGGGCTTCTCGGGCGGCGAGAAGAAGCGCAACGAGATCCTGCAGATGCTGATGCTCGACCCCAACTACATCATCATGGACGAGACCGACAGCGGACTTGACGTCGACGCACTGAAGATCGTCGCCAGGGGCGTGAACTCCATGCGCGGCGAAAATCTCGGCGGCCTGATCATCACCCACTACCAGCGCCTGCTCGATTACATCGTCCCGGACAAGGTTCACATCATCGTGCAGGGCCGGGTCGTCCAGAGCGGCGGCCCCGAACTGGCCAAGAAGCTCGACACCCAGGGTTACGACTGGGTCAAGGAGCTGGCGACCGCCTGAACTTATGCCCGCGCTCTTTATCGCTACCCGGGACGAGGCACCAGCCGAACTGGACGGCCGGGCACTGTTCGGGCACCTTGATCTTCTCGACGACCTGGCCCGGCAACACGCGGTCACGCCTCTGTCCGAACTGGTGGGCACTGACCTGGTTGACGAGAACGGGCTGGCCGAGGAGCTGGAGCTCCCGGACTACGAACCGCAGGACACGCAGTGGCACTCCGCCGCCACAGGACTCCAGACCGTCCGCACCCTGCTGCAGCTCACTGCCCTCCTGCCGGACGATGTGAGCAGCGAACTGCGGGAAGCAGAGACCATCCTCAGTCACCTCAGCGAGCGCGGGCAACCCTTCACCTTTACGTACGACCTCTAATGGAGGACTTCACATGACCGTTAATCCTGAAGCCAGCACCATCAACAACGAGTACGAATACGGGTGGAGCAACCCCGAGCGCTACGCCATCAAGGCGCCCAAGGGCCTCTCGCGTGACGTCGTCGAAATGATCTCCAAGGCCAAGGAAGAGCCCCAGTGGATGCTGGACTTCCGTCTCAAGGCCCTGGACATCTTCAACTCCAAGCCGATGCCCGAGTGGGGCGCCGACCTGTCGGGCCTCAACCTCGACGAGATCTACTACTACATCAAGCCCGAAGGCTTCAACGCCCGTTCCTGGGACGATGTGCCCGAAGACGTGAAGAACACCTTCGAGCGCCTGGGCATCCCCGAGGCCGAGCGTGCCGCGCTGGCCGGTGTGGGCGCGCAGTACGAGTCGGAGATGGTCTACCACAACCTCAAGGAGGAGTGGGAGAAGCTGGGCGTGGTGTTCCTGAGCATCGAGGACGGCATGCGCCAGTACCCGGAGATGTTCCGCGAGTACTTCGCGACTGTCGTACCGCCCGAGGACAACAAGTTTGCGGCCGTCAACTCGGCCGTGTGGTCGGGCGGCAGCTTCGTTTACGTGCCCAAGGGCGTCAAGGTGGACATTCCCCTCCAGACCTACTTCCGCATCAACGCCGAGAGCAGCGGGCAGTTCGAGCGCACCCTGATCATCATCGATGAAGGCGCGCAGGCTCACTACATCGAGGGCTGCACCGCGCCCGCCTACAACGCCGACTCGTTCCACTCCGGCGTGATCGAGATCATCGTCAAGGAAGGTGCGCGCTTCCGCTACAGCACCATCCAGAACTGGAGCCATAACGTCTACAACCTGGTCACCCAGCGCGCCGCCGTGTACGCCAACGGCGTGATGGAGTGGGTGGACGGCAACCTGGGCAGCAAGGTCACCATGAAGTACCCGGCCTGCTACCTGCTGGAAGAAGGAGCGCGCGGCGAGGTCCTGAGCATTGCCATGGCCGGTCGCGGCCAGCACCAGGACGCCGGCGCCAAGATCGTGCACTTCGCGCCCCACACCTCCGGTTCTATCGTCTCCAAGAGCATCTCCAAGGACTCGGGGCGCAGCAGCTACCGCGGTCTGGTCAAGATCTACGAAGGCGCCAAAGGCTCCAAGACCAACGTGGAGTGCGACGCCCTGCTGCTGGACGAGGAAGCCCGCACCGACACCTACCCGTACATCGAGATCGAGGAAAAAGACGCGCGGGTGGGTCACGAGGCCACCGTCTCCAAGATCAACGACGAGCAGATCCTGTATCTGCAGTCGCGCGGCCTGAGCGAGGACCAGGCGGCCGGCCTGATCGTGCGCGGCTTTATCGAGCCGATTGCCAAGGAACTGCCGCTTGAATACGCCGTGGAGCTCAACCGTCTGATCGAACTGGAAATGGAAGGCAGCGTCGGCTAAGCGGCGTGGCGGGACGCGGATGTCACCTGGTGGCGTCCGCGCCTTGCTGGAGGAACAATGACCAAATTTACCGAACAACTGTCCCAGACCGGCGGCCCCCAGTGGCTGACCACCAAGCGCCAGGAAAGCCTGGAACTGTTCAACACCCTCTCTGTGCCCACCGAGCAGGTCGAGGCCTGGAAGTACACCCAGGTCGAGGTGGACTTCGACGCCCTGCAGCCTCACCCCAAGCGCGGAGTGGCGCTGGATCTCGCCGCCCTGCCCCAGAGCGTGCAGAAGCGCCTGCAGGGCACCGACGTGGGCGCCTTCCTGGTGCTCGACGGCCCTGACG is a window from the Deinococcus malanensis genome containing:
- the sufC gene encoding Fe-S cluster assembly ATPase SufC; translation: MTNQPHQLEIRNLHASVGDQPILRGINLTVPRGELHAVMGPNGNGKSTLAKVIVGDPEYTVTEGEVLVDGVNILEMEPDERARLGLFLAFQYPVEIPGVTIANFLRLAMQARKEEGQEVSFTEFYGKLQSALKVLEWDESIVERYLNEGFSGGEKKRNEILQMLMLDPNYIIMDETDSGLDVDALKIVARGVNSMRGENLGGLIITHYQRLLDYIVPDKVHIIVQGRVVQSGGPELAKKLDTQGYDWVKELATA
- a CDS encoding MotA/TolQ/ExbB proton channel family protein — translated: MSPLDLLRAAGPLLWVLLALSLYVVYLTVMRILALRRLGQDAGALIERARAITAESGPAAALAEVDRAAHPAPAAQVLRAGLHRADRGPDAAVSAMQSALLAEDSRLYAGLSALSTAAQVAPLLGLLGTVIGMVRSFLVFSQTSAPTPAQLATGISEALVNTAAGLVVAIVAYVARNALRARADRIATQAERVREDLPGWLTPRLGAAQLASPVVTLPPRPEVSLSFDGARR
- a CDS encoding ExbD/TolR family protein, with translation MRRRFREGADEVTFDFAPMVDIVLLLLIFFFLTSSLGARNNALPLDLPRASTTVQETPALPIVSVDRAGKVFLDGKPTTLTRLGGQLKPLLAASDGMVGLRADERGNYGAVVRVMDEIKKAGGERLALGTRKAAGSP
- the sufB gene encoding Fe-S cluster assembly protein SufB — translated: MTVNPEASTINNEYEYGWSNPERYAIKAPKGLSRDVVEMISKAKEEPQWMLDFRLKALDIFNSKPMPEWGADLSGLNLDEIYYYIKPEGFNARSWDDVPEDVKNTFERLGIPEAERAALAGVGAQYESEMVYHNLKEEWEKLGVVFLSIEDGMRQYPEMFREYFATVVPPEDNKFAAVNSAVWSGGSFVYVPKGVKVDIPLQTYFRINAESSGQFERTLIIIDEGAQAHYIEGCTAPAYNADSFHSGVIEIIVKEGARFRYSTIQNWSHNVYNLVTQRAAVYANGVMEWVDGNLGSKVTMKYPACYLLEEGARGEVLSIAMAGRGQHQDAGAKIVHFAPHTSGSIVSKSISKDSGRSSYRGLVKIYEGAKGSKTNVECDALLLDEEARTDTYPYIEIEEKDARVGHEATVSKINDEQILYLQSRGLSEDQAAGLIVRGFIEPIAKELPLEYAVELNRLIELEMEGSVG